The following proteins come from a genomic window of Nostoc sp. KVJ3:
- a CDS encoding Eco57I restriction-modification methylase domain-containing protein translates to MKTTLTAIQIEGNLLAPDMTAQMLEGRIKGQLPEDFGFNKTDKLADEIATAWGDAKAYWAAFQRALARLDENNSATTITRELWTVPLLQSLGYEPVYTATAEVVEDKTYAISHRAEAGENKPPIHIIGCRLEIDKRPPSGTPRLSAHALVQEYLNKTEHLWAIATNGFRWRLLRDSSLMTRLTYIEFDLEQILSGENFAEFGLFYRLFHRSRLPEGMDDADKCLLEYYHQEALQQGGRVREKLRDGVEKALVQLGNGFIQHPQNERLRQKLGIIPNYEAEVTNYEFYRQLLRLIYRLLFLMVAESRNLLLIGDDLEKSRIYREYYSIERLRELAERPHWRREGFQDLWQGLWVTFLLFDENWRGEVLGLSPLNGDLFGSKTLPALDNCAIDNYDLLLAIRQLSLYLDKAQLRRVNYEFLDVEELGSVYESLLDFHPQIVQKQSKYEFALVVGNDRKTTGSYYTPPQLVQQLIKTALEPVIKEKLHSTQQKLGNSENNTSTTLSNHQELEKALLSLKVCDPACGSGHFLLAAARRIGKELAKVRTGEAEPGIEPLKLAIRDVIQNCIYGVDLNPLAVDLCKVALWIEGFPGKLPLSFLDHRIKCGNSLVGVLDINCLSEGIPDEAYKPVTGDDKKLSLLFKKRNKKERETDNQGQLSIFGGLETERTHYTESARELGYIPESTPQQVREKQARYQQARKDSGWWRDYSACNLWTAAFFMPLTEENLQLLPTTAVLTQLLQGNLSTQEIVNATNKLAEEKHFFHWPLEFPEVFEVDGFDCVLGNPPWERIKLQEKEFFASQSAEIANAVNKAARERLIKELPKKNPELAQAFEEAKHDAEAQSKFIREGGRFPLTAVGDINTYSVFAETTRKLISLNGRVGVIVPTGIATDDTCKYFFSDLIQKQNLASLYDFENREYLFTDIYYRVRFCLLILSGYRTKEAKVAFMVTQVRQLEDKERLFALSPKDIELINPNSLTCPIFRTNKDLEITKKIYQNIPVLENEKTGTNPWGILFMTMFHMANDSGLFQNTAGKDLVPLYEAKMFHQFDHRFGYYTQEMVEREQNSFKAIPSPSLEQKQDPNYKLNSRYWVSKTEIENRLAGKWNRKWLLGWRDITSATNEITAIFSLLPKIAIGHTAPIIFSDRNPLLISCLLANFNSLIFDFLARQKVGGTHLTFSILRQLPVIHPETYSQEDIKFISVRVLELVYTAWDMQPFAKDMGYDGEPFIWHPNRRALLRAELDAYYAKLYGLTRDELRYILDPADVYGADFPSETFRVLKNNEMKQFGEYRTQRLVLEAWDNLFGS, encoded by the coding sequence ATGAAAACTACATTAACTGCGATTCAAATCGAAGGAAATTTACTAGCTCCAGATATGACTGCCCAAATGCTAGAAGGCAGAATCAAAGGGCAATTGCCAGAAGACTTTGGTTTTAATAAAACTGATAAATTAGCAGATGAAATTGCTACTGCCTGGGGTGATGCTAAAGCATATTGGGCCGCATTTCAACGGGCATTGGCAAGGCTCGATGAGAATAACTCGGCTACTACCATTACCCGTGAACTTTGGACAGTGCCATTACTGCAAAGTCTAGGTTATGAACCTGTATACACTGCAACAGCCGAAGTCGTAGAGGACAAAACTTATGCGATTTCCCATCGTGCAGAAGCAGGAGAAAATAAACCACCTATCCATATTATTGGTTGTCGGTTAGAAATCGATAAACGTCCTCCCAGTGGCACACCCAGGTTATCAGCACACGCACTGGTGCAGGAGTATCTTAACAAGACAGAGCATCTGTGGGCGATCGCAACCAATGGTTTTCGCTGGCGGTTACTGCGTGACTCTTCGTTGATGACTCGTCTTACTTATATCGAATTTGACTTAGAGCAGATTCTCAGTGGCGAGAACTTTGCTGAGTTTGGGCTATTTTATCGACTGTTCCACCGTTCCCGCTTACCTGAAGGTATGGATGATGCGGATAAGTGTTTGCTGGAATATTACCACCAAGAAGCACTGCAACAGGGGGGACGGGTACGCGAAAAACTACGGGATGGGGTTGAAAAAGCCTTAGTTCAGCTAGGTAATGGCTTTATCCAACATCCGCAAAACGAACGCCTACGTCAAAAACTTGGAATTATCCCCAATTACGAAGCAGAAGTTACAAATTACGAATTCTATCGCCAATTGTTGCGATTAATTTATCGTTTGCTGTTTTTAATGGTGGCAGAATCCCGCAATTTATTATTGATTGGAGATGACTTAGAGAAATCTCGGATTTACCGAGAATATTACAGCATTGAACGCTTGCGAGAGTTAGCCGAACGTCCTCATTGGCGGCGGGAAGGTTTTCAAGATTTATGGCAAGGTTTGTGGGTAACTTTCTTGCTCTTTGATGAAAACTGGCGCGGTGAAGTACTAGGTTTGTCTCCCCTCAATGGAGATTTATTTGGTTCTAAAACTCTACCAGCGTTAGATAATTGTGCAATTGACAATTATGATTTACTCCTTGCTATCCGCCAATTATCACTATACCTAGACAAGGCACAACTAAGAAGAGTAAATTATGAATTTTTAGATGTAGAAGAATTAGGAAGCGTTTATGAGAGCCTATTAGATTTTCATCCCCAGATAGTACAGAAACAGTCCAAATATGAATTTGCTTTAGTGGTTGGTAACGATAGGAAAACTACAGGCTCTTACTATACTCCGCCACAGCTTGTACAACAACTGATAAAAACTGCACTTGAACCAGTAATTAAAGAAAAGCTTCATAGTACGCAACAGAAGCTAGGCAATTCAGAAAACAATACTTCGACTACGCTCAGTAACCATCAAGAATTAGAAAAAGCACTTCTTAGTTTAAAAGTATGTGATCCAGCTTGTGGTTCAGGCCATTTTCTTTTAGCAGCAGCAAGGCGGATTGGTAAAGAATTAGCCAAAGTCCGTACAGGTGAAGCAGAACCTGGAATTGAACCTTTAAAATTAGCAATTCGGGATGTTATTCAAAATTGTATTTATGGGGTAGATTTAAACCCGTTAGCAGTGGATCTGTGCAAGGTTGCGTTATGGATTGAAGGATTTCCTGGTAAATTACCACTTAGCTTTTTAGACCACAGAATTAAATGCGGAAATTCCTTAGTAGGAGTATTGGATATTAATTGTCTATCTGAGGGAATACCCGATGAAGCTTATAAGCCTGTAACCGGGGATGATAAAAAGTTATCTTTACTGTTTAAGAAGCGCAATAAGAAAGAACGGGAGACAGATAACCAAGGACAATTATCAATATTTGGAGGTTTAGAAACCGAACGTACACACTATACAGAAAGTGCGCGGGAGTTAGGATATATCCCTGAATCCACACCGCAACAAGTGAGAGAAAAACAAGCACGATATCAGCAAGCTCGTAAAGATTCGGGATGGTGGCGAGATTATTCGGCTTGTAATTTGTGGACTGCGGCATTTTTTATGCCCTTGACTGAAGAAAACTTGCAGCTTTTACCAACAACGGCGGTGTTAACTCAGCTATTGCAAGGTAATTTGTCAACGCAAGAGATAGTAAATGCAACAAATAAGTTGGCTGAGGAGAAGCATTTTTTTCACTGGCCTTTGGAGTTTCCTGAAGTGTTTGAAGTAGATGGATTTGACTGTGTACTAGGCAATCCACCTTGGGAACGGATTAAGTTACAAGAAAAGGAGTTTTTTGCTTCTCAAAGTGCGGAAATTGCTAACGCTGTAAATAAAGCAGCGCGGGAGAGGTTAATTAAGGAATTACCTAAGAAAAATCCTGAGTTAGCACAAGCTTTTGAAGAAGCGAAACATGATGCTGAAGCACAAAGTAAGTTTATTCGAGAAGGTGGAAGATTTCCCTTAACTGCTGTAGGAGATATTAATACTTATTCTGTGTTTGCGGAAACTACGAGAAAGTTAATTTCTCTTAATGGGAGAGTTGGGGTAATCGTTCCTACAGGTATTGCAACTGATGATACTTGTAAATATTTTTTTAGTGATTTAATACAAAAGCAGAATTTAGCAAGTTTGTATGATTTTGAGAATCGAGAATATTTATTTACGGATATATATTATCGGGTAAGATTTTGTCTCCTTATTCTCAGTGGATATCGTACAAAAGAAGCTAAAGTTGCTTTTATGGTAACTCAAGTTAGACAATTAGAAGATAAAGAACGGTTATTCGCTCTATCTCCAAAAGATATTGAATTAATAAATCCTAATAGCTTAACTTGTCCTATTTTTAGGACTAATAAAGATTTAGAAATAACTAAAAAAATCTATCAAAATATACCTGTTTTAGAAAATGAAAAAACAGGAACTAACCCTTGGGGCATTTTATTTATGACTATGTTCCACATGGCTAATGATAGCGGTTTATTTCAAAATACAGCAGGTAAAGACTTAGTGCCATTATATGAAGCAAAAATGTTTCATCAATTTGATCACCGATTTGGTTATTATACTCAGGAAATGGTGGAACGTGAACAAAATAGCTTTAAAGCAATTCCGAGTCCTAGTTTAGAACAAAAACAAGATCCAAACTATAAATTAAACTCACGCTATTGGGTTAGTAAGACTGAAATAGAAAATAGATTAGCCGGAAAATGGAATAGAAAATGGTTATTAGGATGGAGAGATATTACTAGCGCAACTAATGAGATTACAGCTATTTTTAGTTTATTACCTAAAATTGCTATTGGACACACGGCACCAATAATATTTAGTGATAGAAATCCACTTCTTATTTCATGTTTATTAGCTAATTTTAATAGTTTAATTTTTGATTTTTTAGCTAGACAAAAAGTAGGAGGTACACACCTAACTTTTAGTATTTTACGACAACTCCCAGTCATTCACCCAGAAACATACAGCCAAGAAGACATCAAGTTTATCAGTGTTCGTGTACTTGAATTAGTTTATACTGCCTGGGATATGCAACCCTTCGCCAAAGATATGGGATACGACGGCGAACCCTTCATTTGGCACCCTAACAGACGCGCATTATTAAGAGCAGAATTAGACGCATATTACGCCAAACTCTACGGACTCACCCGTGATGAACTGCGATATATTTTAGACCCTGCTGATGTCTACGGCGCAGACTTCCCTAGCGAAACATTCCGCGTGTTGAAGAATAACGAAATGAAGCAGTTTGGTGAATACCGCACCCAAAGGTTAGTTCTAGAAGCTTGGGACAATTTGTTTGGTTCTTAG
- a CDS encoding DEAD/DEAH box helicase, with the protein MVKELVQQQTLHSDCEKYFYKKDGTPFTFHYHQKQAFETAQRQEPYVVTTGTGSGKSMTYVVPIFDDLLRHPDISGVRAILVYPMNALINSQKEELDKFLRQVPNTHIRVEKYTGQESLTRKTEIQNNPPHILLTNYVMLELMLSRTHENKLVESPNLKFLILDELHTYRGRQGADVAILIRKLRQRSKSNDELLCIGTSATMSTVGSREQRRQVVADVASKLFGVEIKPSNVIDETLERSIQRVEPTIEQLCQGILAGLPTELEQTPTEFRNHSLSYWIEMNFGLEEREGHLVRRQPISLETGAAKLAQQTQLLEETCLTVLKQMFLWGSKTNGLAFRLHQFISQGGSVYATIENRDKRHLTLEGQYTTTDNRLLYPLVFCRECGQDYYVVRYDADKHIILPQLPTALDISPDDADITEGYLTLDEPELWDTSDEDRLPDSWFSETKKKGRVAKKDFARFIPRKLQILPNGKVTSSLLQGTTCWFIPKPFLTCLNCGVLHDKKRNEFAKLSRLSSEGRSTATTLLCLSTTSRLKQVFTGEKAKAAKILSFTDNRQDASLQAGHFNDFVQTSFLRAALLGAIQAKGQLTHSELASVVVQYMRITQNDYAKQPAEFSGGKRRNEEAFRKLIEYRLYEDLRRGWRIVQPNLEQCGLLIIEYNGLQEDCADNHLWQKHRHPLLLQATPQQRFVITQAFLNHLRRELAIDAKLLQPDQKDSLKSEVIQALKEPWVFDENEYLYLATWATISTGGNEKAKVKLTTRSKIGRFLRSPNTWSLRSQLLTDVEFNSLITTLIDALCDAGYLVQEKSEVQLRIDSLLWKATNLKEIPTDPLTSRRLQGNDKPNISVNQFFQGFYQTNALQIQTMEGREHTGQVSNKDRQEREEKFRQGQLAALFCSPTMELGIDISDLSVVHLRNVPPSPANYAQRSGRAGRSGQQALVITYASIGSGHDQYFFKRQNQMVAGVVAPPKLELANQDLIKSHVYSIWLAHTGVYLEDSMNKILDLELENYPLKNSIRQQLTLGQAKLTQCLQAAQSIFSDFFCQEDLQKASWYSVNWLQNTIENALNAFDRACKRWRDLYIESVKQLESARHTIDRFARGDVTQEERKNAESQSREAQRQIDLLVGHSQGKSNSQFEFYPYRYFAAEGFLPGFNFPRLPVRAFIPAGEGGEFISRPRSMALREFAPNNILYYEGSKFMVAKTKVPVGGIEGEYKRVSVCANCGYYHDGDFRDTCENCGAEIKPDAHGNVARLTRVLPMETAIARRRERITCDEEERLKYGYNITTHFRYASQKRESAIVQAPNGTPLFKLTYGATATIWRINRGLKKNREERGFKLNPTTGVWGDHKNPQAQQTPDSLHTEVNLMVDDTCNILIVEPLNVPVEDREAFIATLQYTLETAIQAVYKLEADELDSERLGEGKYLLFWEAAEGGAGVLSQLLEKPEAFRKIADAAFDICHFTQPKDSCIQACYECLLSYRNQFDHALINRHLIKPWLDLLLESSVITQVKGLSRDQQYQKLLEQTDPNSDFERVVLQEIYQRGYKLPDAAQKFIPEANCKPDFVYEEEAIAVFCDGSVHDSPEKCKQDQIERDNLRYNTGYTVLTLRHDEDWQIKLDILAGL; encoded by the coding sequence ATAGTTAAAGAGTTAGTACAACAGCAAACGCTTCATTCAGACTGCGAGAAATATTTCTACAAAAAAGACGGCACACCTTTTACTTTTCACTACCATCAAAAGCAAGCATTTGAAACTGCACAACGCCAAGAACCCTACGTTGTTACTACAGGCACAGGTTCCGGTAAAAGCATGACTTACGTTGTGCCGATCTTCGATGATTTACTGCGTCATCCTGATATTTCAGGAGTCAGGGCAATATTGGTTTATCCCATGAATGCCTTAATTAACTCCCAAAAAGAAGAACTCGACAAATTTTTACGCCAAGTTCCGAATACTCATATTCGTGTTGAAAAATACACCGGGCAAGAAAGTTTAACCAGGAAAACCGAAATTCAAAACAATCCACCCCATATTTTGCTCACCAACTACGTGATGCTAGAGTTAATGCTCTCACGCACTCACGAAAATAAACTGGTAGAGTCTCCCAATTTAAAATTCCTGATACTGGATGAATTACACACCTATCGCGGACGACAAGGTGCAGACGTTGCTATATTGATCCGCAAACTTCGTCAGCGTAGCAAAAGTAATGACGAATTACTCTGCATTGGCACAAGCGCCACCATGTCAACGGTCGGTTCCCGCGAACAACGCCGTCAGGTTGTGGCAGATGTCGCTAGTAAGTTATTTGGTGTGGAAATCAAACCCAGTAATGTCATTGATGAAACCCTAGAACGTTCTATCCAACGTGTTGAACCTACTATTGAACAACTGTGCCAAGGAATTTTAGCAGGTTTACCAACCGAGTTAGAACAAACACCAACAGAATTCCGAAACCATTCCCTAAGCTACTGGATCGAGATGAACTTCGGTTTAGAAGAAAGAGAAGGACATCTCGTTCGCCGTCAACCCATTAGTTTAGAAACAGGTGCAGCCAAACTTGCCCAACAAACCCAGCTTCTAGAGGAAACTTGTTTAACAGTCCTCAAACAAATGTTCCTCTGGGGCAGCAAAACTAATGGACTTGCTTTTCGCTTACATCAGTTCATTTCCCAAGGGGGAAGCGTTTACGCCACTATTGAAAATCGAGACAAACGCCATTTAACCCTCGAAGGTCAATATACAACCACCGACAACCGCCTACTTTATCCCCTCGTTTTTTGCCGAGAATGCGGACAAGATTATTATGTCGTTCGCTACGATGCCGATAAGCATATTATCCTGCCCCAATTGCCTACTGCGTTGGATATCAGTCCTGACGATGCAGATATTACCGAAGGTTATCTCACCCTCGATGAACCAGAACTGTGGGATACAAGCGATGAAGATAGACTTCCTGATTCTTGGTTTAGTGAAACTAAAAAGAAAGGACGAGTTGCCAAAAAAGACTTTGCGCGATTTATTCCTCGAAAACTCCAAATTCTACCCAATGGTAAAGTTACGTCCTCCCTGTTGCAAGGAACTACTTGTTGGTTTATTCCCAAACCCTTTTTGACCTGTCTGAACTGCGGCGTACTACATGACAAAAAGCGAAACGAATTTGCTAAACTCTCTCGCCTCAGTAGTGAAGGACGCAGTACCGCTACCACTCTACTTTGTCTTTCTACCACTAGCCGCCTCAAGCAAGTCTTTACAGGGGAAAAAGCCAAAGCTGCCAAAATCCTCAGTTTTACCGATAACCGTCAAGATGCTTCATTACAAGCGGGGCATTTCAATGATTTTGTCCAAACCAGTTTCTTACGGGCTGCACTTTTAGGCGCAATTCAAGCCAAAGGACAACTCACTCACAGCGAATTAGCTAGTGTAGTCGTCCAATACATGAGAATTACTCAAAACGACTATGCCAAGCAACCAGCAGAATTTAGTGGCGGTAAGCGGCGCAATGAAGAAGCCTTTCGCAAACTGATTGAATATCGTCTTTACGAAGACTTGCGTCGGGGATGGCGCATTGTTCAACCCAACCTCGAACAGTGTGGACTGTTGATAATTGAGTATAATGGGCTACAAGAAGACTGTGCTGACAACCACCTTTGGCAAAAACACCGCCATCCTCTTTTACTACAAGCCACTCCGCAACAACGTTTCGTAATTACCCAAGCATTCCTCAACCATTTGCGACGAGAATTGGCAATTGATGCCAAACTTTTACAACCAGACCAAAAAGATTCACTCAAAAGCGAAGTCATTCAAGCTCTTAAAGAACCTTGGGTATTCGATGAGAACGAATATTTATATTTAGCAACTTGGGCGACTATTAGCACTGGTGGTAATGAAAAAGCGAAAGTTAAACTTACTACTAGAAGTAAAATTGGACGATTTTTGCGATCACCAAATACATGGTCACTCCGCAGCCAACTTTTAACAGATGTAGAGTTCAACAGCTTAATCACTACTCTAATTGATGCTTTGTGTGATGCTGGCTACCTAGTGCAAGAAAAATCTGAGGTACAGCTACGCATAGACTCACTACTATGGAAAGCAACCAACCTCAAGGAAATCCCTACCGATCCCTTAACATCGCGTCGCTTGCAGGGTAACGATAAACCCAATATTTCAGTTAACCAATTTTTCCAAGGTTTTTACCAAACCAATGCCTTGCAAATCCAAACAATGGAAGGGCGAGAACATACCGGACAGGTAAGCAACAAAGACCGCCAAGAACGGGAAGAAAAATTCCGTCAAGGACAATTAGCTGCATTGTTCTGTTCTCCGACAATGGAATTAGGTATCGATATTTCCGACCTTAGCGTTGTCCATCTCCGAAACGTTCCCCCCAGCCCCGCTAATTACGCCCAACGTAGCGGGCGTGCTGGTAGAAGTGGACAGCAAGCTTTAGTAATTACTTATGCTTCTATTGGTAGTGGTCACGATCAATACTTTTTCAAACGACAAAATCAAATGGTTGCTGGGGTAGTTGCTCCACCAAAACTAGAGCTAGCCAACCAGGATTTAATTAAATCTCATGTTTACTCGATTTGGCTGGCACATACTGGGGTTTACTTGGAAGATTCCATGAATAAAATCTTGGATTTGGAATTAGAAAACTATCCCCTCAAAAACAGCATTCGCCAACAACTTACCCTGGGACAAGCCAAATTAACCCAATGTCTGCAAGCCGCCCAATCTATCTTCTCAGACTTTTTCTGCCAAGAGGATCTGCAAAAAGCTTCTTGGTATTCTGTAAATTGGTTACAGAATACCATCGAAAATGCTTTGAATGCTTTTGACCGTGCCTGTAAGCGTTGGCGAGATTTATATATAGAGTCAGTTAAACAGTTAGAATCTGCCCGTCACACCATTGACCGTTTTGCTAGAGGTGATGTCACCCAAGAGGAACGCAAAAATGCCGAATCACAGTCACGAGAAGCACAACGACAAATTGATTTACTCGTAGGACACAGCCAAGGCAAAAGTAATTCCCAGTTTGAATTTTATCCCTATCGTTACTTTGCTGCCGAAGGGTTTTTACCAGGGTTCAACTTCCCTCGTTTGCCAGTTCGGGCATTTATTCCGGCTGGTGAAGGTGGTGAATTCATCTCTCGCCCCCGCTCAATGGCATTACGGGAATTTGCTCCCAATAATATCCTTTACTACGAAGGTAGTAAATTCATGGTGGCTAAAACAAAAGTTCCTGTTGGTGGCATTGAAGGCGAGTATAAACGGGTGAGTGTCTGCGCTAACTGCGGGTATTACCACGACGGCGATTTTCGTGACACTTGTGAAAACTGCGGCGCAGAAATTAAACCTGATGCTCATGGCAATGTAGCCAGATTGACTCGTGTACTGCCAATGGAAACTGCGATCGCTCGTCGTCGAGAACGCATTACCTGCGACGAAGAAGAACGGCTCAAGTATGGCTACAACATCACCACACATTTCCGTTACGCTAGCCAAAAGCGAGAATCAGCTATTGTCCAAGCACCTAACGGTACACCATTGTTCAAATTAACCTATGGAGCTACAGCTACTATTTGGCGAATTAATCGGGGACTGAAGAAGAATAGAGAAGAACGAGGATTTAAGCTCAATCCAACAACGGGTGTATGGGGCGACCATAAAAATCCACAGGCTCAACAGACACCCGACAGCTTGCATACCGAAGTCAATTTAATGGTTGATGATACTTGCAATATCTTGATTGTTGAGCCATTAAATGTTCCTGTGGAGGACAGAGAAGCTTTTATTGCCACCTTGCAATACACCTTAGAAACTGCAATTCAAGCCGTTTACAAATTAGAAGCTGATGAACTCGACTCCGAACGACTAGGTGAAGGCAAGTATTTACTGTTCTGGGAAGCAGCTGAAGGTGGTGCAGGTGTACTATCTCAGCTATTAGAAAAACCAGAGGCATTTAGAAAAATTGCTGATGCAGCTTTCGACATTTGTCATTTCACACAACCTAAAGACAGTTGTATTCAAGCTTGCTATGAATGTTTGCTCTCTTACCGCAATCAATTTGACCATGCACTGATAAATCGTCACCTAATCAAACCTTGGCTTGACCTCCTACTGGAGAGTAGCGTTATTACTCAAGTCAAAGGGCTTTCTCGCGATCAGCAATATCAAAAATTGCTGGAACAGACAGACCCTAACTCTGATTTTGAGCGTGTGGTTTTGCAAGAAATTTATCAACGGGGGTATAAATTACCTGATGCTGCTCAGAAATTTATTCCAGAGGCAAACTGTAAACCAGATTTTGTTTATGAGGAGGAGGCGATCGCTGTTTTTTGTGACGGTTCTGTTCATGATAGCCCTGAAAAGTGCAAGCAGGATCAGATTGAACGGGATAATCTTAGGTATAACACTGGCTATACTGTGCTGACATTACGCCATGATGAGGATTGGCAAATAAAATTGGATATTTTGGCGGGTCTATAA
- a CDS encoding nucleotide-binding domain-containing protein, translating into MFMYDISNDLQYFYDNYVRLGVKLRQQLAGYRDLNINRLKNGLDDLAKETERPHPHPYDSKNQGGYPMHTLNQDPNNDNDYDIDIALIFYKDEIPENPLKARQRVRDALCKRCTNFTKEPEARTNAVTVWYAEGYHIDFAIYRTYVDQFGIERIEHASTEWKRRDPMEINNWFAERVSTLSPKTNPILGYYPKVAEGQMRRIVRFLKWFCRSRTSWSLPGGMIVSTLIAELGVYKANGDRDDIALYDTMVALRDRLKLSCKVYNPVDSSQELTGKTEVLNQVTRLRDNLNIAISKLDVLFDQSYTREKARYAWDWVFNHEFWVKKEITEVIDFANVIAIARYSLIIRCDLAKYENGPTYKQYLSGSSILPKGVALKFTVVSTNVPQPYSVRWVINNEGDEAQEAEQLCWESSDSGMTKWTSTAYKGNHRMTCQIEKNGQVMAKAVHIVKIMRSGNTRNFSSSKRGFG; encoded by the coding sequence ATGTTCATGTATGACATATCTAATGATTTACAGTATTTTTATGATAATTATGTTCGTCTTGGAGTAAAGCTAAGACAACAGCTTGCTGGTTATCGTGATCTAAATATTAACAGACTTAAAAATGGATTAGACGACCTTGCTAAAGAAACTGAGCGTCCACACCCTCATCCCTATGATTCCAAAAATCAAGGTGGGTATCCAATGCACACTCTCAACCAAGATCCAAATAATGATAATGACTATGATATTGATATTGCTCTAATCTTTTATAAAGACGAGATACCAGAAAACCCACTCAAAGCACGTCAACGTGTACGTGATGCTTTATGTAAACGCTGCACTAATTTCACGAAAGAACCAGAGGCTCGTACTAATGCAGTTACAGTTTGGTATGCAGAAGGCTACCATATCGACTTTGCAATCTACCGCACCTATGTAGATCAATTTGGTATAGAACGTATCGAACACGCCAGTACAGAGTGGAAACGTCGAGATCCAATGGAAATTAATAACTGGTTTGCTGAACGTGTTTCGACATTAAGCCCAAAAACCAATCCAATACTTGGATATTACCCCAAAGTTGCAGAAGGGCAAATGCGTCGTATTGTACGTTTTCTAAAGTGGTTTTGTCGCTCACGAACTTCTTGGAGCCTACCTGGTGGCATGATTGTGTCAACACTAATAGCCGAGCTTGGAGTATACAAGGCGAACGGTGATCGTGACGATATTGCACTGTATGACACTATGGTGGCATTACGTGATCGGCTGAAATTATCTTGTAAAGTATATAATCCAGTTGATAGCTCACAGGAATTAACAGGTAAAACTGAAGTATTAAACCAAGTTACTCGGCTTCGGGATAACCTTAATATTGCAATCAGTAAACTTGATGTTTTATTTGACCAATCATATACACGAGAAAAAGCGCGTTATGCTTGGGACTGGGTTTTTAACCATGAGTTTTGGGTGAAAAAAGAGATTACAGAGGTTATTGACTTTGCGAATGTAATTGCCATAGCAAGATATAGTTTAATAATTCGTTGTGATCTAGCCAAATATGAAAATGGGCCAACTTATAAGCAGTATTTGAGTGGAAGCTCCATATTACCGAAAGGTGTTGCACTCAAATTTACTGTCGTGTCAACAAATGTTCCACAACCCTACAGCGTGCGATGGGTTATTAATAATGAAGGAGATGAGGCACAAGAGGCGGAACAACTTTGTTGGGAAAGCAGCGATAGCGGAATGACAAAGTGGACAAGCACTGCATATAAAGGTAATCATCGGATGACTTGTCAAATCGAGAAAAATGGGCAAGTCATGGCAAAGGCAGTACACATCGTAAAAATTATGAGAAGCGGAAATACTAGAAATTTTAGTAGTTCTAAGCGTGGATTTGGTTAA